The Panicum hallii strain FIL2 chromosome 9, PHallii_v3.1, whole genome shotgun sequence genome has a window encoding:
- the LOC112877985 gene encoding cytochrome P450 94A1-like → MADFWLLLLLAVSAVWVLRAWKTRRLGSKARKAATYTYPPGLEPYPLIGHLPQYLANRHRVLDWMTEAFERQPTCTFVLRRPGGVRGAITANPANVEHFLRGSFDNYPKGPRFASLLHDFLGRGIFNADGEAWRVQRKVASHEFNTRSLRAFVARCVHAELHGRLLPLLRRAAASGARLDLQDVLERFAFDNICRVAFDHDPRQLTDGGDGTADGGFADAFRDAANLSAGRFRYAVPGFWKIKKVLNVGSERRLRESIAMVHDFADRIIQSRREEMLRDGFEKHDLLSRFMASQDETYSESEVPLRDVVISFLLAGRETTSSALTWFFWLLSSRPDVQRRIRDEVAAVRARRARGDDVVGFDLDELREMHYVHAAITESMRLYPPVPLNSLRAETDDVLPDGTAVQAGWFVAYNSYGMGRMESIWGHDAREYRPERWLNPADGTFRPDSPFRFVAFHAGPRLCLGKEMAYIQMKSIVASVLEELDVAVDGAYRPGQVASLTLRMADGLPVTVKASRNF, encoded by the coding sequence ATGGCTGATTTCTGGTTGCTGCTACTGCTCGCCGTCAGTGCAGTCTGGGTTCTTCGAGCTTGGAAAACCCGACGGTTGGGCAGCAAGGCGCGGAAGGCGGCGACGTACACGTACCCGCCGGGGCTGGAGCCGTACCCGCTGATCGGCCACCTGCCGCAGTACCTGGCAAACCGGCACCGCGTGCTGGACTGGATGACTGAGGCGTTCGAGCGCCAGCCCACGTGCACGTTCGTGCTGCGCCGGccgggcggcgtgcggggcgcgATCACCGCGAACCCGGCGAACGTGGAGCACTTCCTGCGCGGCAGCTTCGACAACTACCCCAAGGGGCCCCGGTTCGCGTCGCTGCTCCACGACTTCCTCGGCCGGGGCATCTTCAACGCCGACGGCGAGGCCTGGCGCGTGCAGCGGAAGGTGGCCAGCCACGAGTTCAACACGCGCTCGCTCCGCGCCTTCGTGGCGCGCTGCGTGCACGCCGAGCTGCACGGCCGCCTCCTGCCGctgctgcgccgcgccgcggcgtCCGGCGCCCGCCTCGACCTCCAGGACGTGCTCGAGCGGTTCGCGTTCGACAACATCTGCCGCGTCGCGTTCGACCACGACCCGCGCCAGCTCAcggacggcggcgacggcacgGCGGACGGCGGCTTCGCGGACGCGTTCCGCGACGCCGCGAATCTCAGCGCGGGCCGGTTCCGGTACGCCGTCCCGGGGTTTTGGAAGATCAAGAAGGTGCTGAACGTGGGGTCCGAGCGGCGGCTGCGCGAGTCCATCGCCATGGTGCACGACTTCGCAGATCGCATAATCCAGTCTCGCCGGGAGGAGATGCTGAGGGACGGCTTCGAGAAGCACGACCTCCTGTCGCGGTTCATGGCGAGCCAGGACGAGACCTACTCCGAGTCCGAGGTGCCCCTCCGCGACGTCGTGATCAGCTTCctactggccgggcgggagacCACGTCCTCGGCGCTCACCTGGTTCTTCTGGCTGCTCTCCTCTCGTCCCGACGTGCAGCGCCGCATCCGCGACGAGGTCGCCGCGGTGCGCGCCCGGCGTGCACGGGGCGACGACGTCGTCGGCTTCGACCTGGACGAGCTTCGCGAGATGCACTATGTGCACGCGGCCATCACTGAGTCGATGCGGCTGTACCCGCCGGTGCCACTGAACTCGCTGCGGGCGGAGACGGACGACGTCCTGCCCGACGGCACGGCCGTGCAGGCCGGGTGGTTCGTGGCGTACAATTCGTACGGGATGGGGCGGATGGAGTCGATCTGGGGCCACGACGCGCGGGAGTACCGGCCGGAGCGTTGGCTGAACCCCGCCGACGGGACGTTCCGGCCGGACAGCCCGTTCCGGTTCGTGGCGTTCCACGCGGGGCCGAGGCTGTGCCTGGGCAAGGAGATGGCCTACATCCAGATGAAGTCCATTGTGGCGTCCGTCCTCGAGGAGCTCGACGTGGCCGTCGACGGCGCGTACCGCCCCGGGCAGGTCGCGTCGCTGACGCTGCGGATGGCGGACGGGCTCCCCGTGACCGTGAAGGCGAGCCGAAACTTCTGA
- the LOC112876332 gene encoding probable inactive receptor kinase At1g48480, with amino-acid sequence MAAMPAPAVGLAVLVLFAAALPALRADDLNSDAQALQALRSAVGRSALPSWNSTTPTCQWQGVTCENGRVVELRLPGAGLMGNLPSGALGNLSALRTLSLRYNALTGPLPDDLSRLSELRAIYFQHNSFSGEVPASLFGLKNLVRLDIADNKFTGEISPDFNKLIRLGTLYLDGNSFTGEIPKLDLPALEQFNVSYNQLNGSIPTKLRKMPKDSFLGNTGLCGGPLGLCPGETAPTPAGSPDSQPGAGGAADIGGGKKKKLSGGAIAGIAIGCVFGVLLLLALLFFLCRKKSSAARPAAAVEKGRDLGMEPLEVEPKGQNGSAAGAGGHNGAAAAVAVPAAAAAAAAAAAKTGGGSTGSKKLIFFGPMAAAPPFDLEDLLRASAEVLGKGAFGTAYKAVMENGSAVAVKRLKDVDLPEPEFRERIAAIGAVQHELVVPLRAYYFSKDEKLLVYDYMSMGSLSALLHGNRASGRTPLDWETRSAIALAAARGVAHIHSTGATASHGNIKSSNVLLTKNYEARVSDHGLPTLVGPSFSPTRVSGYRAPEVTDIRRVSQKADVYSFGVLLLEMLTGKAPTHAVVNEEGLDLPRWVQSVVREEWTAEVFDQELLRYQNVEEEMVQLLQLAIDCSAQHPDRRPTMAEVATRIDEIRRSSLGDRQAADSAGEGDEPSL; translated from the exons ATGGCCGCAATGCCGGCGCCGGCCGTGGGCTTGGCCGTCCTGgtgctcttcgccgccgccctgcCGGCCCTCCGCGCGGATGACCTCAACTCCGACGCGCAGGCCCTGCAGGCGCTGCGCTCGGCGGTGGGGCGCTCCGCGCTGCCGTCCTGGAACAGCACCACGCCCACGTGCCAGTGGCAGGGCGTGACGTGCGAGAACGGCCGCGTCGTCGAGCTCCGCCTCCCCGGCGCCGGGCTCATGGGCAACCTCCCCTCGGGGGCGCTCGGCAACCTCTCCGCGCTCCGCACGCTCTCCCTCCGCTACAACGCCCTCACGGGGCCCCTCCCCGACGACCTCTCCCGCCTGTCCGAGCTCCGGGCGATCTACTTCCAGCACAACAGCTTCTCCGGCGAGGTCCCGGCGTCGCTGTTCGGGCTCAAGAACCTCGTGAGGCTGGACATCGCGGATAACAAGTTCACCGGCGAGATCTCGCCGGACTTCAACAAGCTGATCCGGCTCGGGACGCTGTACCTCGACGGGAACAGCTTCACCGGCGAGATCCCCAAGCTGGACCTTCCCGCATTGGAGCAGTTCAACGTGTCGTACAACCAGCTCAACGGGTCCATCCCCACCAAGCTCCGGAAGATGCCGAAAGACTCCTTCTTGGGCAACACCGGCCTCTGCgggggcccgctcggcctctgCCCCGGCGAGACCGCGCCCACGCCGGCCGGATCACCGGATTCCCAGCCAGGTGCCGGCGGCGCTGCTGACAtcggtggcggcaagaagaagaagctcTCCGGCGGCGCCATCGCCGGCATTGCCATCGGCTGCGTGTTCGGCGTGCTGCTCTTGCTCGCCCTGCTGTTCTTCCTCTGCCGGAAGAAGTCCAGCGCGGCCCGTCCTGCGGCGGCAGTGGAGAAGGGTCGCGACCTCGGCATGGAGCCGTTGGAGGTCGAGCCCAAGGGACAGAACGGCTCAGCAGCCGGCGCGGGCGGCCACAACGGGGCTGCTGCGGCAGTTGCAgtgccagccgccgccgccgccgctgccgcggcggCTGCCAAGACCGGCGGTGGGTCGACCGGTTCCAAGAAGCTCATCTTCTTCGGCCCCATGGCGGCGGCCCCGCCGTTCGACCTGGAGGATCTGCTCCGCGCGTCGGCGGAGGTGCTGGGCAAGGGCGCGTTCGGGACGGCGTACAAGGCGGTGATGGAGAACGGGTCGGCCGTGGCGGTGAAGCGGCTCAAGGACGTAGACCTCCCGGAGCCGGAGTTCCGGGAGCGCATCGCGGCCATCGGCGCCGTGCAGCACGAGCTGGTAGTGCCCCTCCGCGCCTACTACTTCAGCAAGGACGAGAAGCTCCTCGTCTACGACTACATGTCCATGGGCAGCCTCTCCGCCCTGCTGCACG GGAACCGGGCCTCCGGGCGGACGCCGCTGGACTGGGAGACGCGGTCGGCGATCGCgctcgcggcggcgcgcggcgtggcgcaCATCCACTCCACGGGGGCCACGGCGTCGCACGGCAACATCAAGTCCTCCAACGTCCTGCTCACCAAGAACTACGAGGCGCGGGTGTCCGACCACGGCCTGCCCACGCTCGTCGGCCCGTCCTTCTCGCCGACGCGGGTCTCCGGCTACCGCGCCCCGGAGGTCACCGACATCCGCCGCGTCTCGCAGAAGGCCGACGTGTACAGCTTCGGCGTGCTCCTGCTGGAGATGCTCACGGGGAAGGCGCCCACGCACGCCGTCGTCAACGAGGAGGGCCTCGACCTGCCGCGGTGGGTGCAGTCCGTCGTGCGGGAGGAGTGGACGGCCGAGGTGTTCGACCAGGAGCTCCTCAGGTACCAGAACGTCGAGGAGGAGATGGTGCAGCTCCTCCAGCTCGCCATCGACTGCTCCGCGCAGCACCCCGACAGGAGGCCAACCATGGCCGAGGTGGCCACGCGGATCGACGAGATCCGCCGCTCCAGCCTCGGCGACCGGCAGGCGGCCGACAGCGCCGGCGAAGGCGACGAGCCATCACTATAA
- the LOC112873381 gene encoding wall-associated receptor kinase 2-like: MVSSVAALLLLIVTLASAPSVHGANGWALGSSPFLAGTGYEVLNLFIVPAGARVRLPIAWTCYDRSGKRLPESEAPVFFNPQGVYRISDERNQLVVVGCDVTAYIQSRHDSSSDAGYPYQYYTDCVSYCRRAEVVRDGRCAGVGCCRVDIPPNLTDNSVGVDDDDMESTAVRRLIYDFNPCSYGFLVERGSYKFRAADLKMDRKQTMPVWLDWAISSLYACKSQHSSCVDAVNGPGYTCNCSQGYEGHAYIVGGGTAFILMLNEKRKVQVLFERNGGPLLASINNIKIYTKQELTHITRNFSTVIGKGSVGEVYKGTTNNNQTVAVKAISVVKESRKKKSANEVIIQSRISHRNTFRLLGCCLEVDVPMLVYDFAPKGSPYYGLHGTKDITKTSLSLATRLDIEVDSTEALSYVHSSTNQKILHGDVKSGSILLDENFMPKVSDFGTTRLLSIEKKHTILVIGNINYIDPVYMKTGRLDEKSDVYSFGVVLLELITRKKPRYDGNKSLIINFIKSYASEDKAREMFDEEIASPENIEFLQKVGSIAVMCLKEDMDDRPTMKQVAEHLQLVRREWKQRQGRHGDQIVDVISMESPPVSLTIDASGAESPGYSPLLK; this comes from the exons ATGGTGTCCTCCGTagcggcgctgctgctgctcatcGTCACGCTTGCCTCTGCGCCGTCCGTCCATGGTGCGAACGGCTGGGCACT CGGCAGCAGCCCGTTCCTCGCCGGCACGGGCTACGAGGTCCTGAACCTGTTCATCGTGCCGGCCGGCGCTCGAGTGCGGCTGCCGATCGCCTGGACGTGCTACGACAGGTCCGGCAAGCGCCTCCCGGAATCCGAAGCCCCCGTCTTCTTCAACCCGCAGGGCGTGTACCGCATATCGGACGAGCGCAACCAGCTCGTCGTCGTCGGCTGCGATGTCACGGCGTACATCCAAAGCCGGCACGACAGCAGCAGCGACGCCGGGTACCCCTACCAGTACTACACGGACTGCGTGTCGTACTGCAGGAGAGCAGAGGTCGTCAGGGACGGCCGCTGCGCGGGAGTTGGCTGCTGCAGGGTCGACATCCCGCCGAACCTCACTGACAACTCCGTCGGCGTGGACGACGACGACATGGAGTCCACGGCCGTCCGCCGGCTCATCTACGATTTCAACCCATGCAGCTACGGCTTCCTGGTGGAGAGGGGCAGCTACAAATTCCGCGCCGCCGACCTGAAGATGGACAGGAAACAGACGATGCCGGTGTGGCTCGACTGGGCGATCAG TTCATTGTACGCGTGCAAGAGCCAGCATAGTAGCTGCGTCGATGCTGTGAATGGCCCTGGGTACACCTGCAACTGCTCCCAGGGCTATGAGGGCCACGCCTACATCGTCGGTGGAGGCACCG CCTTTATTCTTATGTTGAATGAGAAGAGAAAGGTTCAGGTATTATTTGAGAGAAATGGTGGACCCTTATTGGCAAGTATCAATAATATAAAGATCTACACGAAGCAGGAGTTAACTCACATCACAAGAAATTTTAGCACTGTTATTGGCAAAGGCAGCGTGGGTGAGGTCTACAAGGGAACCACCAATAACAATCAGACGGTTGCGGTGAAGGCCATTTCAGTAGTTAAGGAGAGCAG AAAAAAGAAGTCTGCAAATGAAGTGATCATCCAGTCTCGAATTAGTCACAGAAATACCTTTAGGCTCTTAGGATGTTGCTTAGAGGTGGATGTTCCAATGTTGGTGTATGATTTTGCCCCAAAAGGAAGCCCGTACTATGGTCTTCATGGAACTAAGGACATTACAAAAACTTCTCTCTCGTTAGCAACACGGCTGGATATTGAGGTTGATTCGACTGAAGCTCTTTCCTACGTGCATTCATCTACCAATCAGAAGATCCTCCATGGAGATGTGAAATCAGGCAGTATACTTCTTGATGAGAACTTCATGCCAAAGGTATCTGACTTTGGGACGACCAGGCTACTTTCCATAGAGAAAAAGCATACCATACTTGTGATCGGAAATATTAACTACATAGACCCTGTGTACATGAAGACTGGTCGTCTGGACGAGAAGAGTGATGTCTACAGTTTTGGAGTTGTCCTTCTAGAGCTCATTACTAGAAAGAAGCCAAGATATGATGGAAATAAGAGTCTCATCATAAACTTCATCAAGTCATATGCCTCAGAGGATAAAGCACGGGAGATGTTTGATGAAGAGATAGCTTCCCCTGAGAATATCGAGTTTCTTCAAAAGGTTGGCAGCATTGCAGTAATGTGCCTCAAAGAGGACATGGATGACAGGCCCACCATGAAGCAAGTGGCAGAGCACCTTCAACTGGTAAGAAGGGAGTGGAAGCAAAGGCAGGGTAGGCACGGCGATCAAATAGTTGATGTGATTTCTATGGAGAGCCCTCCTGTTAGCTTAACCATAGATGCTAGTGGGGCTGAAAGTCCTGGGTACTCTCCTCTGTTGAAGTGA
- the LOC112876438 gene encoding uncharacterized protein LOC112876438, whose amino-acid sequence MSSRPPTHPSDRSPRRLPTACCLLVLALALLFASAAAKSSRRPISDNEIRQKKEACYTDVENGLWGWVCRSSPTEKENCVLRCLSPECYNLIYGGDPLEEGELDYVRSQEYKYCMHRSSLGESLDGVKGSFNYS is encoded by the exons ATGTCTTCCCGGCCGCCGACGCATCCGTCCGACCGGAGTCCACGGCGATTGCCCACCGCCTGCTGTCTCCTAGTACTCGCCCTCGCTCTCCtcttcgcctccgccgccgccaagtCCTCTCGCCGCCCCATCTCC GACAACGAGATCCGGCAGAAGAAGGAGGCCTGCTACACCGACGTCGAGAA CGGGCTATGGGGCTGGGTGTGCAGGTCCTCGCCAACGGAGAAGGAGAACTGCGTGCTGCGCTGCCTCTCCCCGGAGTGCTACAACCTAATATATGGCGGCGACCCG CTCGAGGAAGGGGAGTTGGACTATGTTCGTAGCCAGGAGTACAAGTACTGCATGCACAG ATCATCCCTTGGAGAAAGCTTGGATGGTGTGAAGGGGTCCTTCAACTATTCATGA
- the LOC112873725 gene encoding uncharacterized protein LOC112873725, with amino-acid sequence MECGRDGVVPPPEHQAPLKCTTEDAIPPSPTLSSEEFLQFKRKATTIVEEYFSTDDVAATANELRELRVPCYHYYFVKKLVSVAMDRHDREKEMAAVLLSSLYGDVVDRPQLYKGFCELTESCDDLSVDTPDAVDILGVFVARAIVDDMLPPAFLAKQGACLPNGCKGAEVLRRAEKGYLSVPHHGEIVLQRWGGSKRITVEEAKARISDILEEYLGSGDRSEALRCIRDLKIPFFHHDVVKRALVLAVERGGAAEGHILDLLKSASEEGVINESQIGKGFDRLIDSVDDLALDVPNARCLLKSVIHKASSEGWLCASGLKPFPPEPKKTSEVDEASVREFKAKAVSIIKEYFMTGDIMEVVSRLETENDSCCSSFNAIFVQRLINAAMDRKSREREMASVLLSALCMPPDDVVAGFHLLIEAAEDAALDNPAIVEDLTMFFARSVVDEVIAPSDLEAMEEDAGRVKSEGSTGMLALRNARALLSAKLSAERILRCWGGGGSGKAGWELDEVKDMISKLLQEYDCGGDIREACRRIKDLGMPFFHHEVVKKALVAIIEKRGKDERLWGLLSECYGRGLITPNQMTKGFERVADCVEDLALDVPDAGKQFGCCVERARKEGWLDASFSMARPGQPVSNGVCS; translated from the exons ATGGAGTGCGGCCGCGACGGCGTCGTTCCACCACCGGAGCACCAGGCGCCGCTCAAATGCACCACCGAG GACGCGATCCCGCCGAGCCCGACGCTTTCTTCCGAAGAGTTCCTCCAGTTCAAGCGGAAGGCCACCACGATCGTCGAGGAGTACTTCTCCACCGACGACGTCGCCGCGACGGCGAACGAGCTGCGGGAGCTCCGCGTGCCGTGCTACCACTACTACTTCGTCAAGAAGCTGGTGTCCGTGGCCATGGACCGCCACGACAGGGAGAAGGAGATGGCCGCCGTGCTGCTGTCCTCGCTCTACGGCGACGTCGTCGACCGCCCGCAGCTCTACAAGGGCTTCTGCGAGCTCACCGAGTCCTGCGACGACCTCTCCGTCGACACGCCCGACGCCGTCGACATCCTCGGCGTCTTCGTCGCCCGCGCCATCGTCGACGACATGCTGCCGCCGGCGTTCCTGGCCAAGCAGGGCGCGTGCCTGCCCAACGGCTGCAAGGGAGCGGAGGTCCTCCGCAGGGCGGAGAAGGGCTACCTGTCCGTGCCGCACCACGGCGAGATCGTCCTGCAGAGGTGGGGCGGGAGCAAGCGCATCACGGTGGAGGAGGCCAAGGCCAGGATTTCCGACATCCTGGAGGAGTACCTCGGCTCCGGCGACAGGAGCGAGGCGCTGCGGTGCATCAGGGACCTCAAGATCCCCTTCTTCCACCATGACGTCGTCAAGCGCGCGCTCGTCCTCGCCgtggagcgcggcggcgcggccgaggGCCACATCCTGGACCTCCTCAAGTCGGCGTCCGAGGAAGGGGTCATCAACGAGAGCCAGATCGGCAAAGGGTTCGACCGTTTGATCGACTCCGTCGACGATCTGGCGCTCGACGTGCCAAACGCGAGGTGCCTCCTGAAATCGGTGATCCATAAGGCTTCGTCGGAGGGCTGGCTCTGCGCTTCGGGCCTGAAACCGTTTCCACCGGAGCCGAAGAAGACCAGCGAGGTCGACGAAGCGTCGGTGCGGGAGTTCAAGGCGAAGGCCGTGTCGATCATAAAGGAGTACTTCATGACCGGCGACATCATGGAGGTAGTGAGCAGGTTGGAGACCGAGAACGACTCGTGCTGCTCATCCTTCAATGCCATCTTCGTCCAGAGGCTAATCAACGCCGCGATGGACCGGAAGAGCCGCGAGAGGGAGATGGCTTCGGTGCTGCTCTCCGCGCTCTGCATGCCGCCGGACGACGTCGTGGCAGGGTTCCACCTCCTGATAGAGGCCGCCGAGGACGCCGCGCTGGACAACCCGGCCATAGTCGAGGACCTGACCATGTTCTTTGCTAGGTCGGTGGTTGACGAGGTGATCGCGCCGTCGGATCTGGAGGCGATGGAGGAGGATGCCGGCCGCGTCAAGTCGGAGGGCTCCACCGGCATGCTGGCGCTCCGGAACGCCCGCGCGCTGCTCAGCGCGAAGCTCTCCGCTGAGCGGATCCTGCGGtgctggggcggcggcggcagcggcaagGCCGGCTGGGAGCTGGACGAGGTGAAGGACATGATCAGCAAGCTGCTGCAGGAGTACGACTGCGGCGGCGACATCCGGGAGGCGTGCCGGCGCATCAAGGATCTCGGCATGCCCTTCTTCCACCACGAGGTGGTGAAGAAGGCGCTGGTGGCGATCATCGAGAAGCGGGGCAAGGACGAGCGCCTGTGGGGCCTCCTCAGCGAGTGCTACGGCCGCGGCCTGATCACGCCGAACCAGATGACCAAGGGCTTCGAGAGGGTGGCCGACTGCGTCGAGGACCTCGCGCTCGACGTGCCCGACGCCGGGAAGCAGTTCGGGTGCTGCGTCGAGCGCGCCAGGAAGGAAGGATGGCTTGACGCGTCCTTCTCGATGGCGAGGCCGGGGCAGCCAGTCTCCAATGGCGTTTGCTCGTGA